CTATCCAGTTGAGCCGAAAGGGAAGCGTCACTATCCCTCTCTTTGCAAAGGTTTTATACCTTATGGAAGATGGGCCAATAGGTATGTAATAATCATCGCAATCTGAAACCTTCAAGTCTATGCGTCGCTGGCTAAAAAAACTATACGACCACCCATTTTTGCCTGCGGTAGCTTCTCTGGGAAATACCCCACAAGATCGGCAGGTTGCTGAGCAATGGTCAACCTGGATGAAACAGCAGTGGTATGACCATGGCCTCAAGGAGCTGAAGCAGCAGCGCAATTTAATGACTGAGGTACGACAGGCGTTGAAGAAGCAGTTGGGTGAGGAACATGTGGTCGTAGAGACCATGAATTTTTCACGGGATGAGTGGATTCAAGTTAATTTGTCGATTAATGATCGAGTCGCAGCCCGTAATGAACAGCAAGGGCTGATAGAGCAACCCGATGCCATTGTTGATCGCGCCAAGATGCTCCTGGATAGCCGAGACTGGTCAGAGGTTGCCGCTGGGTTAGCAGTGGTCACTGGACGTCGCTGTACAGAGCTATTGCAAACGGCTGAATTTATTTATTCCTCTCCCTATAGTGTCTGGTTTACTGGGGCCTTGAAGCGTCGGAAAGAAGCGATGGAGCTGCGCTTTGAAATTCCCACCCTTGCCCCAGCCAAACATGCGATCGCAGCCCTAGATCTGCTCAGACAACAAGTCAATACCGTGGGATTGGATCTGGAAACCATTAATCGGAAATACAGTCCTCCCGTGGCTAAAGCATGCGATCTCTATTTTGCTGAACTAATTCCCCAGCGAGCTGGGCGTGGCAATCTCTATACTCATTTATTTCGGACGATCTATGCTCGGATCGCTACCCATTGGTATGCGCCACCCACCGTGGCGGATGTTGAATATATGGCAGCGATCCAAGGCCATTTTTTAATCCAGAATGAGCAAGATACGGCACTCCGCCGGTCCCTTGCCTCCACTCGACACTACAATGACTACAAAATTGGGGACGGCCAGGGAAATATAGATGGTCGCCAAGGGATACGACTACGGGATCCAGGGGTGCAGGTCCTGCAAGTGTTCCAAAGTGCTGCCCCTCAACTTGAACCAGAAACCCTCACTGAATGGGAAGAACAACCAATGATCCGACCTGTTAAACGCCAACGCCAACGCCCCAAGCGGGAAATTTCAACCCTAAGACTTTACCAAGATGAACGGGATCGTTGGATCCAGGTACTCGACCAGTTTGAACCTCGTGGCACCCAACAAGAAAAGATGTCCGTTCTGCTGGAATGGCTGGAGCAATCCTTAAAAGACGGTACCTCAAACAAGGAGTCTGCGGATGATTTAGAGCAGCTAGCTTACCTATTTATTGAGCCACTACAGCCCCTTAGAGACCCAGAAGCCATCCGAACCCTATGTCAGCAGGAAATTGCTGATTTGGAACAGGATTACTATCCAGAAGATTACTTGCCGCTGTATAAACAGGCGATCGCAGAAGCCATTCGCTCGGGACAGCTGCCTTTAATAGACGGAAAAACAGCAGAACGAACCAGCTATACCAAAGAAGGTGTCAACTACGAGCAACGCACCCATTATGCTCTGTTATTTCTAGATGATTTGGATCATGAACTGGAAGCTTCTCAATCGGATCCGTCGCAGCGAGTTACACCTATTAAATCGGACATTACACCTAAAATTGATTCAACGCTTGATCAAACAACCCCACCATCCGCAACCGATCAAAAGTTAGATACCCTGACCACGGTGCTGACCCAGCTTATCCAAGTGATGCAGGGGGAGCAGGCCGCTCCACACCCCACTCCAGAGCTGGAAACTGCCCAGAATGAAAACGCCCAAAATAATGGTCATGCCCATCCGGCTGAATCTCCTGAACTTTCTACTGCAGATCCAGACCCTTCTTCTCCTAAAAAGAGAGGAAGGCGGGCAGGGAAGACGTCTGCCGCTGCAGAGGCCAAAATCTCCCAGGCCATTAATGCAATCATGGACTACAACAATGTTCCCACCCGGACTTTTGATGAAAAATGGATGATTAGCTCATCGATTCTCAAACGGCTCACCAAGTCCTACCAAGGCGTGATTCAGCGGGTCCTAGATGCTCGCAAAGATGAAATTCAACTTCACCATCAGGCCCATGGATTGAAAGGTCGTCATAATACTCGTCACGGTCGAGCTGGGGTCACCATTGATCAAGTGATTCAACTGGACTTTGATTAAGTGTTTGACAATGGCAGATGGAGAAATTCTACCCTTTGTTCAGGAATCCATATGTTTAGCCAAGAGTTTTTTCGCCATGGGTTTGTATAGCAGGTAGAAGATGGTCTCGATATACCGGAGCATATCTTCCCTTTTTTCCTTAGAAGTGTAGTTCCAAAAACCATATATTTTAGCGAGGGAAAGTAATCGACTGGTGTGAATTTTCCAAGTGTAGGTAGTGTAGACCCGCTCTATCGCTTGTTCTGAAATTTGTTGCCAATAGTCTGGATTGGTTGAGCATTCTTTGGCAAACTCTAGCAATTTAGTCGCAATTTCTTCATTATGGGTTGGGTTGATATAAAAGCCATCAATGCCATCTCGAATGATTTCTAGTGGTCCCCCAAACCGAGTTGCAAAGGTGGGAAGCCCAGAAATCATGGCTTCTAAAACCGTTAACCCAAAGGCTTCAAAGAGGGCGGGTTGAACAAAAATACCTTTGTGATCGGCAACCACTCGATAGATTTCCCCCGAGTCTTGCTTGGGAAAACGAACCCCTAACCACCGGATTTTGCCGTGCAGGTTGTATTGATCAATAATTCGGTATAGTCGCTCAATTTCGTTAATTTCTTCATGATCCACAGAATCACTGGTTCTCAGCTTGCCAGCTACCAGAATGAGATTGTAGTGGTCCTGGAGTTGGGGATGTTGGCCGAAGCATTCTGCCAAACCCGTTAAATTTT
The genomic region above belongs to Acaryochloris sp. CCMEE 5410 and contains:
- a CDS encoding protelomerase family protein gives rise to the protein MRRWLKKLYDHPFLPAVASLGNTPQDRQVAEQWSTWMKQQWYDHGLKELKQQRNLMTEVRQALKKQLGEEHVVVETMNFSRDEWIQVNLSINDRVAARNEQQGLIEQPDAIVDRAKMLLDSRDWSEVAAGLAVVTGRRCTELLQTAEFIYSSPYSVWFTGALKRRKEAMELRFEIPTLAPAKHAIAALDLLRQQVNTVGLDLETINRKYSPPVAKACDLYFAELIPQRAGRGNLYTHLFRTIYARIATHWYAPPTVADVEYMAAIQGHFLIQNEQDTALRRSLASTRHYNDYKIGDGQGNIDGRQGIRLRDPGVQVLQVFQSAAPQLEPETLTEWEEQPMIRPVKRQRQRPKREISTLRLYQDERDRWIQVLDQFEPRGTQQEKMSVLLEWLEQSLKDGTSNKESADDLEQLAYLFIEPLQPLRDPEAIRTLCQQEIADLEQDYYPEDYLPLYKQAIAEAIRSGQLPLIDGKTAERTSYTKEGVNYEQRTHYALLFLDDLDHELEASQSDPSQRVTPIKSDITPKIDSTLDQTTPPSATDQKLDTLTTVLTQLIQVMQGEQAAPHPTPELETAQNENAQNNGHAHPAESPELSTADPDPSSPKKRGRRAGKTSAAAEAKISQAINAIMDYNNVPTRTFDEKWMISSSILKRLTKSYQGVIQRVLDARKDEIQLHHQAHGLKGRHNTRHGRAGVTIDQVIQLDFD